The proteins below come from a single Mesobacillus jeotgali genomic window:
- the eno gene encoding phosphopyruvate hydratase, translating to MPFITDVYAREVLDSRGNPTVEVEVFTESGAFGRALVPSGASTGEYEAVELRDGDKGRYLGKGVLKAVENVNEIIAPFLVGEEFNVLDQNGIDMALIELDGTENKGKLGANAILGVSMAVAHAAADYLDLPLYQYLGGFNSKQLPVPMMNIVNGGEHADNNVDIQEFMVMPVGAENFREALRMGAEIFHSLKAVLKEKGLNTAVGDEGGFAPNLGSNEEALQTIVTAIEKAGYKPGEQIMLAMDAASSEFYNKEDGKYHLSGEGVVKTSAEMVDWYEEMASKYPIISIEDGLDENDWEGHKLLTERLGGKVQLVGDDLFVTNTKKLAQGIEQGVGNSILIKVNQIGTLTETFDAIEMAKRAGYTAVISHRSGETEDSTIADIAVATNAGQIKTGAPSRTDRVAKYNQLLRIEDQLGETARFNGIKSFYNLKK from the coding sequence ATGCCATTCATTACAGACGTATATGCACGTGAAGTATTAGATTCCCGCGGTAACCCAACAGTTGAGGTAGAAGTTTTCACAGAATCAGGCGCATTCGGACGCGCGCTAGTTCCAAGTGGTGCTTCAACTGGCGAATACGAAGCAGTTGAGCTTCGTGACGGCGACAAAGGCCGCTACCTTGGCAAAGGTGTTTTAAAAGCAGTTGAAAACGTAAACGAAATCATCGCTCCATTCTTGGTTGGCGAAGAGTTCAACGTTCTAGACCAGAACGGAATCGACATGGCGCTAATCGAGTTAGATGGTACTGAAAACAAAGGCAAGCTGGGCGCAAATGCAATCCTTGGCGTTTCTATGGCTGTTGCACACGCTGCTGCAGACTACCTTGACCTTCCTTTATACCAATACCTTGGCGGATTCAACTCCAAGCAGCTTCCAGTTCCAATGATGAACATCGTGAACGGCGGCGAGCACGCTGACAACAACGTGGACATCCAGGAATTCATGGTTATGCCTGTTGGCGCTGAAAACTTCCGTGAAGCACTTCGCATGGGCGCGGAAATCTTCCACAGCCTGAAGGCAGTTTTAAAAGAAAAAGGCTTGAACACAGCTGTAGGCGACGAAGGCGGATTCGCTCCAAACCTTGGATCAAACGAAGAAGCACTTCAAACAATCGTAACAGCTATCGAAAAAGCAGGCTACAAGCCAGGCGAGCAAATCATGCTGGCTATGGACGCTGCATCTTCTGAGTTCTACAACAAAGAAGACGGCAAGTACCACCTTTCTGGTGAAGGCGTAGTTAAAACTTCTGCAGAAATGGTAGACTGGTACGAAGAAATGGCTTCTAAATACCCAATCATCTCAATCGAAGACGGTTTGGATGAAAACGACTGGGAAGGCCACAAGCTATTGACTGAGCGCCTTGGCGGCAAAGTCCAGCTTGTTGGTGACGACCTGTTCGTTACAAACACGAAGAAGCTTGCTCAAGGAATCGAGCAAGGCGTTGGCAACTCTATCCTGATCAAAGTAAACCAAATCGGTACTTTGACAGAAACTTTCGATGCTATTGAAATGGCGAAGCGTGCAGGCTACACAGCAGTTATCTCTCACCGCTCTGGTGAAACAGAAGATTCAACAATCGCTGACATCGCTGTTGCAACAAACGCTGGCCAGATCAAGACTGGTGCACCATCACGTACAGACCGCGTAGCGAAGTACAACCAGCTTCTTCGCATCGAAGACCAGCTTGGCGAAACAGCTCGCTTCAACGGAATCAAATCTTTCTATAACCTTAAGAAGTAA
- the gpmI gene encoding 2,3-bisphosphoglycerate-independent phosphoglycerate mutase: MSKQSPTALIILDGFALRGERMGNAVAQAKKPNFDRYWNHYPHAQLIASGEAVGLPEGQMGNSEVGHLNIGAGRIVYQSLTRVNISIREGEFEKNETFLAAIKHAKEKGTALHLMGLLSDGGVHSHIEHMYALLKLAASEGLEKVYVHGFLDGRDVGPQTAPGYIEQTLEKMNEIGVGEFATISGRYYSMDRDKRWERVEKSYRSMVYGDGPTYSNPMELIEDNYNNGIFDEFVVPSVLVRPDGSPVATVQNDDAVIFYNFRPDRAIQISNTFTNKDFRSFDRGEGHPENLHFVCLTHFSETVDGYVAFEPSNLDNTVGEVISQAGMTQLRIAETEKYPHVTFFMSGGREQEFPGEQRILINSPKVATYDLQPEMSANEVTDALIKEIEADNFDAILLNFANPDMVGHSGMLEPTIQAIETVDECLGRIVDLIVSKGGTAIITADHGNADEVVTLEGNPMTAHTTNPVPVIVTKEGAELREDGILGDLAPTMLELLGLDKPAEMTGTSLIKK; this comes from the coding sequence ATGAGTAAACAATCACCAACAGCTTTGATCATTCTGGACGGATTCGCATTGCGCGGCGAACGGATGGGAAATGCCGTTGCCCAGGCGAAAAAGCCGAATTTTGACCGCTACTGGAACCACTATCCGCATGCACAGTTAATTGCGAGCGGGGAAGCGGTCGGCCTGCCAGAGGGCCAAATGGGTAACTCAGAGGTTGGACACTTGAACATCGGTGCCGGCCGTATCGTGTACCAGAGCCTTACACGCGTGAATATTTCGATTCGTGAAGGCGAATTCGAGAAAAATGAAACCTTCCTTGCAGCGATCAAGCATGCGAAGGAAAAGGGTACTGCCCTTCATTTGATGGGCTTGCTGTCTGACGGCGGCGTGCACAGCCATATTGAGCATATGTATGCTTTGTTGAAGCTTGCTGCCAGCGAAGGTCTTGAAAAGGTATATGTACACGGATTCCTTGACGGCCGTGATGTTGGACCGCAAACTGCGCCAGGTTATATTGAACAAACGCTAGAAAAAATGAACGAAATCGGCGTCGGTGAATTTGCGACGATTTCTGGGCGATACTATTCTATGGACCGCGATAAGCGCTGGGAACGCGTGGAGAAATCCTACCGTTCAATGGTGTACGGCGACGGACCTACGTATTCGAACCCTATGGAATTAATCGAAGATAACTATAATAACGGAATCTTTGATGAGTTCGTTGTCCCATCTGTGCTTGTGCGCCCGGATGGTTCACCGGTTGCGACGGTTCAGAACGACGATGCTGTGATTTTCTACAACTTCCGTCCTGACCGCGCAATCCAGATTTCTAATACTTTTACAAATAAAGATTTCCGTTCATTCGATCGAGGCGAAGGGCATCCTGAGAACCTTCACTTTGTCTGCTTGACTCACTTCAGTGAGACGGTTGACGGTTATGTGGCGTTCGAGCCATCAAACCTTGATAACACGGTTGGTGAAGTGATTTCACAGGCTGGAATGACTCAGCTTCGTATTGCTGAAACGGAAAAATACCCGCACGTAACGTTCTTCATGAGCGGCGGACGTGAGCAGGAATTCCCTGGCGAACAGCGGATCCTGATCAACTCGCCAAAGGTTGCAACATATGACTTGCAGCCGGAAATGAGCGCTAATGAAGTAACAGATGCATTGATCAAGGAAATCGAAGCCGATAACTTCGACGCGATTTTATTGAACTTTGCGAACCCTGACATGGTTGGACACTCAGGCATGCTTGAGCCGACGATCCAGGCTATTGAAACAGTTGACGAATGCCTAGGCCGCATCGTTGACCTGATTGTTTCAAAAGGCGGTACTGCGATCATCACTGCTGACCACGGAAACGCGGACGAAGTCGTGACGCTAGAAGGAAACCCAATGACAGCCCATACGACAAATCCAGTGCCTGTCATTGTTACGAAGGAAGGCGCAGAGCTTCGTGAAGACGGAATTCTCGGCGACCTTGCCCCAACAATGCTAGAATTGCTGGGACTGGATAAGCCAGCAGAAATGACAGGAACATCATTAATTAAAAAATAA
- a CDS encoding alpha/beta hydrolase: MRKLVPRPFTFKAGKRAVLLLHGFTGNSADVRMMGRFLEGKGYTCHAPVFKGHGVPPEELIHTGPEDWWQDALDGYEFLKNEGYEEIAVAGLSLGGVLSLKLGYTKPLKGIVPMCAPMHLKTEELMYRGVLEYAREYKRMEGKPEDQIEAEVKELEQKSMDTLKDLQELIKEVRGSIDLIYTPTFVVQARHDVIIDPDSANIIHDNIESEHKKLKWYEESGHVITLDKERDQLHEDVYEFLESLNWKE; this comes from the coding sequence ATGAGAAAGTTAGTGCCAAGACCTTTTACATTTAAAGCTGGAAAAAGAGCGGTATTGCTGCTGCATGGATTTACCGGCAATTCTGCGGATGTCAGGATGATGGGCCGATTTTTAGAAGGAAAAGGGTATACATGCCATGCGCCTGTGTTTAAAGGGCATGGTGTCCCGCCTGAAGAACTGATACATACTGGTCCTGAGGATTGGTGGCAGGATGCGCTAGATGGATACGAGTTCCTCAAGAATGAAGGCTATGAGGAGATTGCTGTAGCCGGTTTGTCACTGGGCGGTGTCCTTTCGCTGAAACTCGGATATACCAAGCCATTAAAGGGAATCGTGCCGATGTGCGCACCAATGCATCTTAAGACGGAAGAGTTAATGTACCGTGGTGTGCTTGAGTATGCGCGTGAATATAAGAGGATGGAAGGCAAGCCTGAGGATCAGATCGAGGCAGAGGTAAAGGAACTTGAACAGAAATCGATGGACACTTTGAAAGACCTCCAGGAACTAATCAAAGAAGTCCGAGGAAGCATCGACCTGATTTATACACCGACTTTTGTCGTCCAGGCTCGCCATGACGTCATTATCGACCCTGACAGCGCCAATATCATCCATGATAACATCGAGTCTGAACATAAAAAGTTAAAGTGGTATGAGGAATCAGGGCATGTCATCACTCTTGATAAAGAACGCGATCAGCTGCACGAAGATGTTTACGAGTTTCTAGAGTCATTAAATTGGAAAGAATAA
- the secG gene encoding preprotein translocase subunit SecG, translating to MHTLLVVLLVIVSIALIGVVLLQSGKSAGLSGAISGGAEQLFGKQKARGLDLVLHRVTIVLSVLFFVLTIAVTYFEL from the coding sequence ATGCATACATTGTTAGTTGTTCTTTTAGTGATCGTCAGCATTGCTCTTATTGGAGTTGTTCTTCTTCAATCAGGCAAGAGTGCTGGTCTGTCCGGTGCGATTTCCGGCGGCGCTGAGCAATTGTTCGGTAAGCAGAAGGCAAGAGGCCTTGACCTTGTCTTGCACCGTGTTACGATCGTGTTGTCTGTTCTATTCTTTGTCTTGACTATTGCCGTTACTTATTTCGAACTATAA
- the tpiA gene encoding triose-phosphate isomerase, whose amino-acid sequence MRKPIIAGNWKMHKTLPEAKDFIEKVSGLVPSKDKVESVVCAPALFLGQLVELTQNSDVEIGAQNMHFEESGAFTGEVSPKALQDIGAKYVIIGHSERREMFNETDDSVNKKTLSAFKYNLTPIVCCGETLEQRENGETNEFVGGQIKAGLNGLTDEQVKQTVIAYEPIWAIGTGKSSTAEDANETCAHIRKVIAEQFSPEVAEAVRIQYGGSVKPANIKEYMSQPDIDGALVGGASLETDSFLQLLEAGTNE is encoded by the coding sequence ATGCGAAAACCTATCATTGCAGGTAACTGGAAAATGCATAAAACGCTGCCTGAAGCAAAGGATTTTATCGAAAAAGTAAGCGGACTTGTACCTTCAAAGGACAAGGTTGAATCTGTAGTATGTGCTCCAGCTTTGTTCCTTGGACAGCTAGTCGAGCTTACACAGAATTCAGACGTTGAAATTGGTGCGCAAAACATGCACTTTGAAGAAAGCGGAGCTTTTACGGGTGAAGTCAGCCCGAAAGCATTGCAGGACATCGGCGCGAAATACGTGATCATCGGTCACTCTGAACGCCGTGAAATGTTCAATGAAACAGATGACTCAGTAAATAAAAAGACTTTGTCTGCATTCAAATACAATCTGACTCCGATCGTTTGCTGCGGTGAAACGCTTGAACAGCGTGAAAACGGCGAAACAAACGAGTTTGTTGGCGGCCAGATCAAAGCAGGTCTAAATGGCCTGACAGACGAGCAGGTTAAGCAAACGGTCATCGCTTATGAGCCAATCTGGGCGATTGGAACAGGCAAATCTTCTACAGCTGAAGATGCGAACGAAACTTGCGCGCACATCCGCAAGGTAATTGCAGAGCAATTTTCACCAGAAGTGGCTGAAGCAGTCCGCATCCAGTATGGCGGCAGCGTGAAGCCGGCGAACATCAAGGAATACATGTCACAGCCTGACATCGACGGCGCATTGGTCGGCGGAGCAAGCCTTGAGACTGATTCCTTCTTGCAGCTATTGGAGGCAGGTACCAATGAGTAA
- a CDS encoding phosphoglycerate kinase — MNKKTVKDVDVKGKRVFCRVDFNVPMKDGQVTDETRIRAALPTIQYLVEQGAKVLLASHLGRPKGQAVEELRLTPVAKRLSELLGKDVKKTDEAYGESVKSEIDSMNEGDVLLLENVRFYPGEEKNDPELAKAFAELADVYVNDAFGAAHRAHASTEGIAKYIPAVSGFLMQKELDVLGKALSNPERPFTAIIGGAKVKDKIGVIDNLLEKVDNLIIGGGLAYTFVKAQGHEIGKSLLEEDKIELAKSFMEKAKAKGVNFYMPVDAIVADDFSADANSKVVAIEEIPADWEALDIGPKTAETYRDVIQKSKLVIWNGPMGVFEIDKFAQGTKAVAQALADANDTYSVIGGGDSAAAVEKFGLAEKMSHISTGGGASLEFMEGKQLPGVVALNDK, encoded by the coding sequence TTGAACAAAAAGACAGTAAAAGATGTGGATGTAAAAGGAAAACGAGTTTTTTGCCGCGTTGATTTCAACGTGCCGATGAAGGATGGGCAGGTAACGGATGAAACAAGGATCCGTGCAGCACTTCCAACGATCCAGTACCTGGTTGAACAGGGAGCTAAAGTCCTTCTTGCAAGCCACCTTGGCCGTCCAAAAGGGCAGGCTGTTGAAGAATTGCGTTTGACTCCAGTGGCGAAGCGTTTATCTGAGCTGCTTGGCAAGGATGTTAAGAAAACAGATGAAGCATACGGCGAATCTGTAAAATCCGAGATCGACAGCATGAACGAAGGCGATGTCCTGCTTCTTGAGAATGTCCGTTTCTATCCTGGCGAAGAGAAAAATGATCCTGAACTTGCAAAGGCATTTGCAGAGCTTGCAGATGTATATGTGAACGATGCATTCGGAGCTGCACACCGCGCGCATGCTTCAACAGAAGGCATTGCCAAGTACATTCCTGCTGTATCAGGCTTCTTGATGCAAAAAGAACTTGATGTGCTTGGAAAAGCATTATCAAATCCTGAGCGCCCATTCACAGCCATCATCGGCGGCGCCAAGGTTAAAGATAAGATCGGTGTAATCGACAACCTATTAGAAAAAGTAGATAACCTGATCATCGGCGGCGGACTTGCTTATACATTCGTAAAAGCACAGGGCCACGAAATCGGAAAATCTCTTTTAGAAGAAGATAAAATTGAATTGGCTAAGAGCTTCATGGAAAAAGCAAAGGCAAAAGGCGTTAACTTCTACATGCCTGTAGATGCAATCGTTGCCGATGATTTTTCTGCTGATGCGAATTCTAAGGTCGTAGCGATTGAAGAAATTCCTGCAGATTGGGAAGCTCTAGATATCGGCCCTAAGACAGCTGAAACTTACCGCGATGTCATTCAAAAGTCTAAATTGGTCATCTGGAACGGACCAATGGGAGTTTTTGAAATCGATAAGTTCGCGCAAGGAACAAAAGCTGTTGCACAAGCTTTAGCCGATGCTAACGATACATACTCAGTCATCGGCGGGGGCGACTCTGCAGCAGCAGTAGAAAAATTTGGCCTAGCTGAAAAAATGAGCCACATCTCCACAGGAGGCGGAGCTTCCCTAGAATTCATGGAAGGCAAGCAGCTTCCTGGAGTAGTAGCATTGAACGATAAGTAA